The Flammeovirga agarivorans genome has a window encoding:
- a CDS encoding TIGR03032 family protein: MNTLQHIKSDGNSLEVIATEGFGNFLKEQQLSIAFTTYQVGKIFMIGLDDTQKISISERTFPRCMGLALKDNSIWMSSLFQVWRFENSVPKNQKYKGYDKIYIPQIAYTTGDIDIHDMIITPKNRTVFVNTRFNCLATISDTHSFKPLWKPPFISKLVAEDRCHLNGLAGENGLPKYVSMVSRTDTEQGWRDHRKNGGIVMDVQTNEVVCKNLSMPHSPRLHNGKLYLLDAGSGYFGYVDISQKKFIPMTFCNGFIRGMNFIGDYAIVGLSKHRENKAFEGLQLEENLKKHQQDAECGLNIISLKTGEVVEQLRLNGIVRELYDVMSMPNIQKPLVIGTMKDDIQRMITVEN, from the coding sequence ATGAATACATTACAACACATCAAGTCAGATGGAAATTCTTTAGAAGTAATTGCTACCGAAGGTTTTGGCAACTTCTTGAAAGAACAACAACTAAGTATCGCCTTTACTACTTATCAGGTCGGTAAGATATTTATGATCGGATTAGATGATACTCAAAAAATCAGTATTTCTGAACGTACTTTCCCTAGGTGTATGGGATTGGCTCTAAAAGATAATTCTATTTGGATGAGTTCATTGTTCCAAGTGTGGCGCTTTGAAAATTCTGTTCCCAAAAATCAAAAATATAAAGGTTACGATAAAATATATATTCCCCAGATAGCTTATACTACAGGCGATATTGATATCCATGATATGATTATCACACCGAAAAACAGGACTGTATTTGTCAATACAAGATTTAATTGTCTTGCGACTATTTCTGATACACATAGTTTTAAGCCACTCTGGAAACCTCCATTTATTTCAAAACTAGTTGCAGAAGATCGCTGTCACCTCAATGGGTTAGCAGGTGAAAATGGGTTGCCTAAATATGTGAGTATGGTCTCACGAACAGACACTGAACAAGGCTGGAGAGATCACCGTAAAAATGGAGGAATAGTAATGGACGTTCAGACTAATGAAGTAGTCTGCAAAAACCTTTCTATGCCACATTCTCCCCGTCTTCATAACGGTAAATTGTATCTTCTAGATGCCGGTAGTGGATACTTTGGGTATGTTGATATTTCTCAGAAGAAATTTATTCCTATGACCTTTTGTAATGGTTTTATTCGAGGTATGAATTTCATTGGTGACTATGCAATTGTAGGTTTATCAAAGCATAGAGAAAACAAAGCCTTTGAAGGTTTACAATTAGAGGAAAACCTCAAAAAACACCAACAAGATGCTGAATGTGGTCTCAATATTATTTCCTTAAAAACAGGAGAAGTCGTTGAACAACTCAGATTAAATGGCATTGTAAGAGAACTTTATGATGTTATGAGCATGCCAAACATTCAGAAACCACTTGTAATTGGCACTATGAAAGACGATATCCAAAGAATGATTACTGTTGAAAATTAA
- a CDS encoding GNAT family N-acetyltransferase — translation MNTTTNLTYEPLTRDHLEEVKIIYDYYVKNSTATFHMDEVLIEELEAFIPIGSKKYPSYLVKEGTTVVGYAYLGPFKSREAYNRTAEVTIYLDHKASGRGIASKVIKKLEMDALEGDMICVLMAVITGDNLASIRLFEKLGYEKCAHLKQVGEKFGKILDVVDYQKIIR, via the coding sequence ATGAATACAACAACTAATTTAACATACGAACCTTTAACAAGAGACCACTTGGAAGAAGTGAAAATCATCTATGATTACTATGTGAAAAATTCTACAGCAACTTTCCACATGGATGAAGTATTGATAGAAGAATTGGAAGCCTTTATCCCAATTGGAAGCAAAAAATACCCCTCATATTTAGTAAAAGAAGGTACTACTGTAGTGGGTTATGCCTATTTGGGCCCGTTTAAAAGTAGAGAAGCCTATAATCGTACAGCAGAAGTAACTATTTACTTGGACCATAAAGCCTCAGGAAGAGGAATCGCTTCTAAAGTGATTAAAAAACTTGAAATGGATGCACTGGAAGGAGATATGATCTGTGTATTGATGGCAGTAATAACAGGAGATAACTTAGCTAGTATTCGCTTATTTGAAAAGTTAGGATACGAAAAATGTGCACATTTAAAACAGGTGGGTGAGAAATTTGGTAAAATCTTGGATGTAGTCGATTACCAAAAAATTATTCGATAG
- a CDS encoding helix-turn-helix transcriptional regulator — MQLTKSSHWNALSDEEQLESIYNIRQASFGVILCPIAIAVMFHIQLPIFGYSLFAGLAICIFNIFLGFRGKNDLATALAIITFTCIYSLSKWFYPSLAFEFLMFPFCGISVLVLKDKTKKIVLPFVILSSIFVLIAEFITPLKFEPTFLQEKLVYYSGMLISIIILSKLLFEFGKHQSILKEKLKTKNSLLVDQQEEIRLQHDAILKYEKEKYNNDLTIKQKDLEFLQEINKMKVKFRLQTIEKLRAIMKGGEYQKDVRSLVFDLEQQSRDEQRNDRLQENLDVVNSDFYIKLDQNFPSLSMTEREICSYIKLGLSSKEMAVLRNTSVNAINVTKTRIKKKVGFDDTTEFAKYLMAL; from the coding sequence ATGCAATTAACGAAAAGTAGTCATTGGAATGCTTTATCCGACGAAGAACAGTTAGAAAGTATTTATAACATTAGACAAGCATCTTTTGGGGTTATTTTATGTCCCATTGCTATTGCTGTGATGTTCCATATACAGCTTCCTATTTTTGGATACTCACTTTTTGCTGGTTTAGCCATCTGTATTTTCAATATATTCTTAGGGTTTAGAGGTAAAAATGATTTAGCAACAGCACTTGCTATTATTACTTTTACCTGTATTTATTCACTCTCAAAATGGTTTTATCCAAGTTTAGCTTTTGAGTTTTTAATGTTTCCATTTTGTGGAATTTCTGTGCTTGTTTTAAAAGATAAAACAAAAAAGATAGTTCTCCCTTTTGTAATACTCTCCTCTATTTTCGTTTTGATTGCGGAGTTCATCACTCCTTTAAAATTTGAACCCACTTTTTTACAAGAGAAACTTGTGTATTATAGTGGTATGCTTATCTCGATCATTATTCTGAGTAAGTTACTCTTTGAGTTCGGCAAACATCAATCTATTCTCAAAGAAAAATTAAAAACTAAAAATAGCTTACTGGTTGATCAGCAAGAAGAGATTAGATTACAGCACGATGCTATTTTGAAATACGAAAAAGAAAAATACAATAATGATCTAACAATTAAACAGAAAGATTTAGAATTCCTCCAGGAGATCAATAAGATGAAGGTGAAATTTAGGCTTCAAACAATTGAAAAGCTTAGAGCCATTATGAAGGGAGGGGAATATCAAAAGGATGTACGATCCTTGGTCTTTGATTTGGAACAGCAAAGTAGAGATGAACAAAGAAATGATCGCCTACAAGAAAATTTGGATGTTGTGAATTCCGATTTTTATATCAAGTTGGACCAAAACTTCCCTAGTTTATCTATGACAGAGAGAGAAATTTGCTCTTACATCAAGCTTGGGCTTTCTTCTAAAGAAATGGCCGTATTAAGAAATACTTCCGTCAATGCGATCAATGTTACAAAAACAAGAATTAAGAAAAAGGTCGGATTTGATGACACTACAGAATTTGCTAAATATTTAATGGCATTGTAA
- a CDS encoding pullulanase X25 domain-containing protein produces the protein MEHTYSIRWKRWILSLSILFIPFLLSAQYTNYTPSGNLMGGQTSINGDYQNTSSVGGNNLATQGNGYTNGDVFMDVMATSGDTTNLPQPINLEVTIDMRWAIAQGIFDPSSDTLDIAGSMNEWAGGDLLSDNGDSTYTVAFMGLPDTYYEYKIRINQSWDTSELGQRNNRFVSLEEGDNAVYIYYDNEDLTNPALTFNLDGTLLVELGLLEDGATPLVILETMEGRVQYHMTDLGDSQYTATSYQLTADDDVWYYYKAGSTQEFYLRERAFPQANQFDDTFDFTELSLKTLFLSLDMNVEIENGRFNPDEDFVDIAGDFNDWQGDELSDDDMDGIYTLEKSFFGDSTFFMKARINGSWELGSHEFRGDTSRFYTMGEEDSLAISIAYNDENGAYPITYFYSDMRKQIQDGNFDPEADVPTLQIFRNDLILNEYIMHPTEEEGVYMAQSQVFDEGEEYMHRFNYIKNIDTSHERFIEGFNSYHIVTAEDNFERRWFNYDINTFTFYVDMRAPMMKGEFNPNEDEVDIAGTFNNWGVDSVWTLLDYEDDSIYVYTAAGFPFGEHEFKARINQSWEQGEHELGEGPNRKISIQNDTATIRFAYNDEVITNPLTTFNVDLTKQVEDGNMFSPRNVDVMIYNPSDSGEVMLTHQFRLAESDDNIFTGSYYFKELNEQFLYKYRITEIGDSSRMVFEELDYRMDTVSSQANVINDLFNDSAFETTVTFAVDMNSEIEQNRFNASIDEVDIVGDFNLWGDEGSLVLSDDDADGIYTGMLYFRGGKDLEFKARKNESWASGDFEKMGDDNTREAMVTPGKNNVIEFTYNDELIEHPLATFEVDFEKLIHQDSIDFSTQHLGLMVYNGNQELQHVYLLDPKDDEVTFTATSKLKAVNETYYVQAVVAEKENDEIVISEDVLHVFNVSDTANVFSFSFNNETLVTSLAINVDMRWMLRNDQFDPSTDDLGFVSELANWGIDYDDQLLSDPEADSIYTLFVDSIPSLTFEYKLRLNNSWDFVEHDGVNRAITLNKGANTIDVVYGYEDVDHPETMIYVDMAKERIEGTFTDTTMLFLQVFEGNDVLKSYTLTHDDGFVYSTPSQVYAAGEDISFKLFYVDPTQTIVEETAKTNVTVSSPFEIYHSFNNIDYYTGLTFEVDMNALIDQGRFNPDVDKVDLAGDFNGWGGDAVYEMLDSNNDGVYTYELSIDNHEVATYNFKTRINASWDDLLHEYPGGGITRSVTTSPGETINSAFYFDDENADNTAVIFKVNMSRQVELGNFDPTVEGNEVRVRIFDGELFSSYPLTQDDNGLYSFFFQKFTDNEEYSYQLIYQYPDGDGWDVTTEDINRSFVKEESQQTISLWFNDELPEQRFDAVWLVNMQSAITFGDFDPNNDVLTMKGSFDNWDEEITLSKNDTSNVFTTSISLPESIIYYQLFVNGVAEAFVAQDNSDNRSHHLQDGNTVIDVIFNFEEVQQVADDAIEAVETDSGTVVIEVAVEAFEDLEGEVTYQVMLANGDPLPDWVIFDPETLTFTIDPSKLPSGTRVQDAISDLDIIILANDEEGKSVAVEVTLPTEEIISDITDTEDPEGPNSLEDDLLNQVKVYPNLVNQFTLVEVPNSVEITDLIISNAAGVKIDQIEIKGSMKLDMGKYPAGLYIMRLHVNDQYITRKIIKK, from the coding sequence ATGGAACATACTTATTCAATTAGATGGAAGAGGTGGATTCTTTCTCTTTCCATACTATTTATCCCTTTTCTACTTTCCGCTCAGTACACAAATTACACCCCTTCAGGTAATTTAATGGGTGGTCAGACAAGTATTAATGGTGATTATCAGAATACCTCTTCTGTTGGCGGAAATAATCTGGCAACACAAGGTAATGGTTATACAAATGGTGATGTATTTATGGATGTAATGGCTACATCTGGAGATACTACGAACCTACCTCAACCTATTAATTTAGAAGTGACTATTGATATGCGTTGGGCAATTGCTCAAGGTATTTTTGACCCAAGTTCAGACACGTTAGATATTGCAGGTTCCATGAATGAATGGGCCGGCGGAGATCTACTTTCCGATAATGGTGACAGTACTTACACTGTAGCATTTATGGGACTACCTGATACGTATTATGAATACAAAATTAGAATTAATCAATCTTGGGATACCTCAGAGTTAGGCCAGAGAAACAACCGTTTTGTTAGCTTGGAAGAAGGAGACAATGCAGTCTATATTTATTATGATAACGAAGATTTAACCAATCCGGCATTAACGTTCAATCTAGACGGAACTTTACTTGTTGAGTTAGGTTTATTGGAAGATGGTGCTACTCCTTTAGTAATCTTAGAAACGATGGAAGGGAGGGTACAATATCATATGACTGATCTAGGAGATAGTCAATACACTGCGACTTCGTATCAACTCACAGCGGATGATGATGTTTGGTATTACTATAAAGCGGGAAGCACTCAAGAATTTTACCTTAGAGAAAGAGCTTTCCCTCAAGCCAATCAGTTTGATGATACTTTCGATTTCACTGAATTATCCTTAAAAACGCTTTTCTTAAGTCTTGATATGAATGTTGAGATTGAGAATGGACGATTTAACCCTGACGAAGATTTTGTAGATATCGCTGGGGATTTCAACGACTGGCAAGGAGATGAATTGTCAGACGATGATATGGATGGTATCTACACTTTAGAAAAGTCATTCTTTGGTGATAGTACTTTCTTTATGAAAGCTAGAATCAATGGAAGTTGGGAGCTGGGATCACATGAGTTTAGAGGTGATACTAGTAGGTTCTACACAATGGGCGAAGAAGATTCATTAGCGATAAGTATTGCCTATAATGATGAAAATGGAGCGTATCCTATCACATATTTCTACAGTGATATGAGAAAACAAATTCAGGATGGAAACTTTGATCCTGAAGCTGATGTACCTACACTTCAAATCTTTAGAAATGATTTAATTCTGAATGAGTACATCATGCACCCAACCGAAGAAGAAGGCGTGTATATGGCACAATCTCAAGTTTTTGATGAAGGAGAGGAATATATGCATCGCTTCAATTACATCAAAAATATTGATACGTCACATGAACGTTTTATTGAAGGCTTTAACTCATATCACATCGTTACTGCTGAAGATAACTTCGAACGCCGTTGGTTTAACTATGATATCAATACATTTACTTTTTATGTGGACATGAGAGCACCTATGATGAAAGGTGAATTTAATCCTAATGAAGATGAAGTTGATATTGCAGGTACTTTTAATAATTGGGGTGTAGATTCAGTGTGGACACTTTTAGATTATGAAGATGATTCTATCTATGTATATACTGCTGCTGGTTTCCCATTTGGAGAACATGAATTTAAAGCTAGAATTAATCAGTCATGGGAGCAAGGAGAACATGAGTTAGGAGAAGGTCCTAACCGTAAAATTTCCATACAAAATGATACAGCTACAATTCGTTTTGCTTATAACGACGAAGTGATAACGAATCCTCTTACAACGTTTAATGTAGATCTAACAAAGCAAGTAGAAGATGGGAATATGTTCTCTCCTCGAAATGTGGACGTAATGATTTATAACCCTTCAGATAGCGGAGAGGTAATGTTAACGCATCAGTTTAGATTAGCAGAAAGTGATGACAATATCTTTACAGGAAGTTATTATTTCAAAGAGTTAAACGAACAGTTCCTTTACAAATACCGCATCACTGAGATTGGCGATAGTAGCCGTATGGTATTTGAAGAGTTGGACTATAGAATGGATACAGTATCAAGTCAAGCCAATGTAATCAATGATCTATTTAATGATTCAGCATTTGAAACGACTGTAACATTTGCAGTAGATATGAATTCTGAAATTGAACAGAACCGATTTAATGCATCAATTGATGAGGTGGATATCGTTGGTGATTTCAACTTATGGGGAGATGAAGGTAGCTTAGTCTTATCAGATGATGATGCAGACGGTATCTATACTGGTATGTTATATTTCAGAGGTGGTAAAGATCTAGAATTTAAGGCCAGAAAGAATGAGTCTTGGGCGTCTGGTGACTTTGAGAAAATGGGAGATGATAACACTAGAGAGGCGATGGTTACCCCAGGTAAAAACAATGTGATTGAATTTACATACAATGATGAGTTAATCGAACATCCATTAGCTACTTTTGAAGTGGACTTTGAAAAACTTATTCATCAGGATAGTATAGACTTTTCTACGCAGCATCTTGGTTTAATGGTTTATAATGGCAATCAAGAACTACAGCATGTATATCTTCTGGATCCGAAAGATGATGAAGTGACATTTACAGCGACTTCTAAATTAAAGGCTGTAAATGAGACATATTATGTTCAAGCAGTAGTTGCAGAAAAAGAAAATGATGAGATTGTTATTAGTGAAGACGTATTGCATGTATTCAATGTGTCAGATACTGCAAATGTATTCTCATTCAGCTTCAATAATGAAACATTGGTTACTTCATTGGCGATTAATGTAGATATGCGTTGGATGTTACGAAATGACCAATTTGATCCATCAACAGATGATCTAGGTTTTGTGAGCGAATTGGCCAATTGGGGTATTGACTACGATGACCAATTATTAAGTGATCCAGAGGCAGATTCTATTTATACACTTTTTGTAGATAGTATCCCGTCATTAACTTTTGAGTATAAGTTGAGGTTAAATAACTCTTGGGATTTTGTAGAACATGATGGTGTTAATAGAGCAATTACACTAAATAAGGGAGCAAATACGATAGATGTTGTATACGGTTATGAAGACGTAGACCACCCTGAAACTATGATCTATGTTGATATGGCTAAGGAACGTATCGAAGGAACATTTACGGATACAACAATGCTATTCTTACAAGTATTTGAAGGTAATGATGTCTTAAAAAGTTACACGCTGACACATGACGATGGCTTTGTATACAGTACACCATCACAAGTATATGCAGCAGGAGAGGATATTTCATTCAAATTATTCTATGTTGACCCAACCCAAACAATTGTAGAGGAAACGGCCAAGACCAATGTTACTGTGAGTTCACCGTTTGAAATCTATCACAGCTTCAATAATATAGACTATTATACCGGTTTAACTTTTGAAGTAGATATGAATGCCTTAATTGATCAAGGAAGGTTTAATCCAGATGTTGATAAGGTAGATCTAGCCGGAGATTTCAATGGCTGGGGAGGCGATGCTGTTTACGAAATGTTAGACAGTAATAACGATGGAGTTTATACTTATGAACTTTCTATAGATAACCACGAGGTGGCGACATATAATTTCAAAACACGAATTAATGCATCTTGGGATGATCTACTACATGAATACCCAGGAGGTGGAATTACAAGATCAGTCACTACCTCTCCAGGTGAAACAATCAACTCTGCTTTCTACTTCGACGATGAAAATGCGGATAATACTGCAGTAATATTCAAAGTGAATATGAGTCGTCAAGTAGAGTTGGGTAACTTTGATCCTACCGTTGAAGGCAATGAAGTAAGAGTTAGAATTTTTGACGGTGAGTTATTCTCATCATACCCATTAACCCAGGATGATAATGGATTGTATAGCTTCTTCTTCCAGAAATTTACAGATAATGAAGAATACAGCTACCAATTGATCTATCAATATCCTGATGGTGATGGTTGGGATGTAACTACAGAAGATATTAACCGTTCTTTCGTCAAAGAAGAAAGTCAGCAAACCATTTCATTGTGGTTCAATGATGAGTTGCCAGAACAACGATTTGATGCAGTATGGTTAGTGAATATGCAGTCTGCCATTACATTTGGTGATTTCGATCCTAACAATGATGTATTAACCATGAAAGGTAGTTTTGATAATTGGGACGAGGAGATCACATTATCGAAAAATGATACATCGAATGTATTTACAACATCTATTTCTCTTCCGGAAAGTATCATCTACTATCAGTTATTCGTTAATGGTGTTGCGGAGGCTTTTGTTGCTCAAGACAATAGTGATAACAGATCACACCACTTACAAGATGGGAATACCGTTATTGATGTAATATTTAACTTCGAAGAAGTACAACAAGTGGCTGATGATGCTATTGAAGCAGTAGAGACAGATTCTGGTACTGTAGTGATCGAAGTAGCAGTAGAAGCATTCGAAGATTTAGAAGGTGAGGTAACTTACCAGGTGATGTTAGCCAATGGTGACCCACTTCCAGATTGGGTGATCTTTGACCCTGAAACATTAACATTCACTATAGATCCTTCAAAATTACCTAGTGGTACAAGAGTTCAAGATGCCATCAGTGATTTAGATATTATCATCTTAGCCAACGACGAAGAGGGAAAATCTGTAGCGGTAGAAGTAACACTGCCTACAGAGGAAATTATCTCTGATATTACTGACACTGAAGATCCAGAAGGTCCAAATTCATTAGAAGACGATTTATTGAACCAAGTGAAAGTTTACCCGAACTTGGTCAATCAATTTACTTTAGTTGAAGTTCCAAATTCGGTAGAAATCACAGACCTAATCATTTCTAATGCAGCAGGTGTGAAGATCGATCAGATTGAAATAAAAGGATCGATGAAATTGGATATGGGTAAATACCCAGCAGGACTATACATTATGAGACTTCATGTGAACGATCAGTATATCACAAGAAAGATTATCAAAAAGTAA
- a CDS encoding tail fiber domain-containing protein yields MKTLTTLLMLLFATSCLFAQKIPFQGKLSAADTLVNTTVTLNFSLDGTDWSEEHTGVMVTDGFYSVVLGSMEPIPNNIYNQEGEAMLYLSVDGNSLDPITLYAPIVGDLGEGSGNVNHENGVMAVSIMPNKIQLDSDDGSKKAQLEIDSNGNGGLAVYDHQGRNKAWLYAYGTDSVNTGGLLSMYGTESGAWVGTGFKVWEPTNLPFFHLEGYQIPHHPIVNLEITDVQDNTGGVIGEGGSLRLSSSFEGSDAGLSMNIIADGTDRATGEMFLWGQNTPNIQMMGKTWENSNYGLLQVYGETGDGNGWYRSLVTMEAVYDDYMDLDQGMIHVNNTSNDRHTYIDSHGIWHRSEHGNGVGMYLKDWDNNLPILQLEATPEHDEPNVFMAEVVMDDENRQAGNLHIRDVDSNYSSTFNHRSLSINNHQNGYFTGIGYNDFIIGKESYGDIAWLGTVNDSTNSYGQLVLRHTNGAELALDVYTDFSLVSSDRRYKSNITPLTSSLENVMKLQGVSYLYKADEFPKKGFDKDVQIGLIAQEVEQVFPELVETDDKGYKSVHYAQTVAVLIEALKELNQKVETLEAENQSLKASVEKANQNEADLKAMKLQLEVLSKIITSSSK; encoded by the coding sequence ATGAAAACATTAACTACACTCTTAATGTTACTTTTTGCTACGTCATGTCTTTTTGCCCAAAAAATTCCTTTTCAGGGTAAATTATCGGCAGCAGACACGCTAGTAAACACTACTGTCACTTTAAACTTCTCTTTAGATGGAACCGACTGGTCTGAAGAACACACAGGTGTAATGGTCACTGACGGGTTCTATTCAGTGGTTTTAGGTAGTATGGAGCCTATTCCTAACAACATCTACAATCAAGAAGGAGAAGCAATGCTTTACCTAAGTGTTGATGGTAATTCACTGGATCCTATTACTTTATATGCTCCAATTGTAGGAGATTTAGGAGAAGGATCTGGCAACGTTAATCATGAAAATGGTGTGATGGCAGTAAGTATTATGCCCAACAAGATCCAATTGGATTCTGATGACGGATCAAAAAAGGCTCAATTAGAAATTGATAGCAATGGGAATGGTGGACTCGCTGTTTATGACCATCAAGGTAGAAACAAAGCATGGTTATATGCTTATGGAACAGATTCAGTAAATACTGGAGGTTTATTATCCATGTATGGAACAGAAAGTGGTGCTTGGGTTGGTACAGGCTTTAAAGTTTGGGAACCAACAAATCTTCCATTCTTTCACTTAGAGGGTTATCAAATTCCACATCACCCAATTGTAAACTTGGAAATTACTGATGTACAGGATAATACAGGTGGTGTAATCGGTGAAGGTGGATCTCTTCGTTTATCTTCTTCTTTTGAAGGTTCTGATGCTGGTTTGTCGATGAATATCATTGCTGATGGAACAGACAGAGCAACGGGAGAAATGTTCTTATGGGGACAAAACACTCCAAATATCCAAATGATGGGTAAGACTTGGGAAAACTCAAACTATGGTCTATTGCAAGTTTATGGAGAGACAGGTGATGGCAATGGCTGGTATAGAAGCTTAGTAACCATGGAAGCTGTTTATGATGATTACATGGACTTAGACCAAGGGATGATTCATGTAAATAATACCAGTAATGATAGACACACATATATCGATTCTCATGGTATTTGGCATCGTTCGGAACATGGAAATGGCGTTGGAATGTACTTGAAGGATTGGGATAACAACTTACCTATCTTACAATTAGAAGCGACTCCTGAGCATGACGAACCGAATGTCTTTATGGCTGAGGTGGTTATGGATGATGAAAACAGACAAGCAGGTAATCTTCATATTAGAGATGTTGATTCGAATTATTCTTCAACTTTTAACCATAGGTCGTTATCCATCAACAACCACCAAAATGGATATTTTACAGGGATTGGTTACAACGATTTTATTATTGGTAAGGAATCTTACGGTGATATAGCTTGGTTGGGCACAGTCAATGATAGTACAAACAGCTATGGACAATTAGTGTTGAGACATACCAATGGTGCTGAATTGGCTTTAGATGTATATACTGATTTCTCTTTAGTTTCATCAGATAGAAGATACAAATCAAATATTACTCCTCTTACTTCTTCGTTGGAGAATGTAATGAAATTGCAAGGAGTTTCTTATTTATATAAAGCAGACGAATTCCCTAAAAAAGGATTTGATAAAGATGTTCAAATCGGTTTGATTGCTCAGGAGGTAGAGCAAGTATTCCCTGAGTTAGTAGAAACGGATGATAAAGGCTACAAATCTGTGCATTATGCACAAACAGTGGCTGTTCTTATTGAAGCATTAAAGGAGCTTAATCAGAAGGTGGAAACTTTGGAAGCAGAAAACCAATCACTAAAAGCATCTGTTGAAAAGGCAAACCAAAATGAAGCAGATTTAAAAGCAATGAAACTTCAATTAGAGGTATTATCAAAAATCATCACTTCTTCATCTAAATAA
- a CDS encoding macro domain-containing protein encodes MIESQNKEYYIGGSKFNVIYGDIIEVKSDVTVSSDDNFVSMGGGVSRRILNEGGIEIQFDAQKHTDLKLGDVLVTTAGRLSSKYIFHAITIDFNTGDIVNVDVLEEILARILELGKSLRIRSITLPAIGTGTAGFELEQAVKTTTETISEFLYQNTCIDEINLCLLPGVANNEDMNALFEGAVEFASITKQNKEIRDLLTGVNSTLKERGSVDKELISRLEVGLKHIDEIEMGQDNTIAVATIPHLLEDLQFLEDLYHNINNHKHTIEQLKEDKKVSEQALNYYNSALRHYEIEKAKYGGEMVPFQLITNIEDAKKGREETLNKITSINDELNNFLQA; translated from the coding sequence ATGATCGAATCACAAAATAAAGAATACTACATAGGAGGCTCCAAGTTTAATGTAATTTATGGGGATATCATTGAAGTGAAATCTGATGTAACCGTTAGCTCCGACGATAATTTTGTTAGTATGGGTGGTGGTGTATCTCGAAGAATTTTAAACGAAGGAGGAATAGAAATTCAATTTGATGCTCAGAAACATACTGACTTAAAATTGGGAGATGTTCTCGTTACGACAGCAGGAAGGTTATCCTCAAAATATATTTTCCATGCGATTACTATAGATTTTAATACCGGTGATATTGTCAATGTTGATGTATTGGAAGAAATCCTAGCGCGTATATTAGAATTGGGTAAATCTCTTCGTATTAGATCTATTACGTTACCTGCTATAGGGACTGGTACGGCAGGGTTTGAATTGGAGCAAGCGGTAAAAACAACGACTGAAACGATTTCTGAATTTTTGTATCAAAATACATGTATCGACGAGATCAATTTATGCTTATTACCGGGCGTTGCTAACAATGAAGATATGAATGCTCTTTTTGAAGGAGCTGTTGAATTTGCCTCTATCACTAAACAAAACAAAGAAATAAGAGATTTATTGACAGGAGTAAATAGTACTTTAAAAGAAAGAGGAAGTGTTGATAAAGAATTGATCAGTAGATTAGAAGTAGGGCTCAAACATATCGATGAGATTGAAATGGGACAAGACAATACTATTGCTGTCGCTACTATTCCACACCTATTGGAAGATCTACAATTTTTAGAGGACTTGTACCATAATATCAATAATCATAAACATACCATTGAGCAATTAAAAGAAGATAAGAAAGTATCTGAACAAGCATTAAATTACTATAACTCGGCATTAAGACACTATGAAATCGAAAAAGCAAAATATGGAGGAGAGATGGTTCCTTTTCAACTCATCACAAATATTGAGGATGCCAAGAAAGGAAGGGAAGAAACGTTGAATAAGATCACTTCAATAAATGATGAATTAAATAATTTTTTACAAGCTTAA